A genomic window from Exiguobacterium acetylicum DSM 20416 includes:
- a CDS encoding McrC family protein yields the protein MTLSSRKGVGKVIRARNYVGVLQMPSGRQLQILPKIDATNADARTAMLKMLKTLRTFPSKSFDATELGSSKMPMFEVYISLFLREVSKVVKRGLKSDYRTKEENVRFYKGKMNFARQLTINHVHKERFYVAFDEYSIDCPENRILKKTLIKAMLIALDPRNRHEARRLLHHFDGVRESHTLDQEFASITENRKNGYYTNCLEWSRLLLNDFNISNLVGHTRTQSLLFSMNQLFESYVGRLIERHTGEGWEVSLKKPTKYLFDSGSFRLVPDIVMKYICPVDKIAKTRIIDMKWKVLNPKVNNLGISQSDMYQMFAYAKKYASKQVIVIYPLVESFAADQRIFRYMSEGIAVYIYLLDCVNGEKDLMRFLEDPERQI from the coding sequence TTGACGCTATCTTCAAGGAAAGGTGTCGGAAAAGTGATTCGCGCTAGGAATTATGTTGGTGTCTTACAGATGCCAAGCGGCAGACAACTTCAAATCCTTCCAAAAATTGATGCAACAAACGCAGATGCTCGCACAGCGATGCTTAAAATGCTGAAAACGTTACGTACATTCCCGAGTAAATCTTTTGATGCAACGGAACTGGGAAGCTCGAAAATGCCAATGTTTGAAGTCTACATAAGTCTTTTTCTTCGCGAAGTGTCTAAGGTAGTCAAAAGAGGATTGAAGTCCGACTATCGCACGAAAGAAGAAAATGTACGCTTTTATAAAGGGAAGATGAACTTTGCGCGTCAGCTTACCATCAACCATGTCCATAAAGAACGATTTTATGTTGCGTTTGATGAATACAGCATCGATTGTCCAGAGAATCGAATTCTAAAAAAAACATTGATAAAGGCTATGCTGATAGCATTAGATCCAAGGAATCGTCACGAGGCACGTCGTCTCTTACATCATTTTGATGGTGTTAGGGAGAGTCACACGCTTGATCAAGAGTTCGCGAGTATTACTGAAAATCGAAAGAATGGATATTATACAAATTGCTTAGAATGGTCGCGACTCTTACTAAATGACTTCAACATCTCCAATTTGGTTGGTCATACGCGGACTCAGTCTCTCCTTTTTTCAATGAATCAGTTGTTTGAAAGTTACGTCGGAAGACTCATCGAACGTCATACTGGAGAAGGCTGGGAAGTATCACTTAAGAAGCCGACAAAGTATCTATTCGATAGCGGATCGTTTAGACTCGTTCCAGACATCGTTATGAAGTATATATGTCCTGTCGATAAAATAGCAAAGACACGAATCATTGATATGAAATGGAAGGTTCTTAATCCTAAGGTAAATAATTTGGGGATTTCACAATCAGATATGTATCAGATGTTTGCATATGCTAAGAAGTACGCGAGTAAACAAGTAATTGTCATATATCCACTCGTTGAGAGCTTCGCTGCTGATCAGAGAATATTTCGCTACATGAGTGAGGGTATTGCAGTGTATATTTATCTACTGGATTGTGTAAACGGAGAAAAAGATTTGATGCGATTTCTTGAAGATCCAGAGCGTCAGATATAG